A genomic region of Catalinimonas niigatensis contains the following coding sequences:
- a CDS encoding endonuclease/exonuclease/phosphatase family protein, whose product MRLKRIQSIFITGAILWAASFSCTPAASDSTQAKENQGEALELRVMAYNIHHCNPPSQAGKIDVEAIAKTIREQQPDLVALQEVDVQTGRSGNIDQAKMLAEQLEMHYYFGKAIDHDGGEYGVAILSRFPISKEQTHALPTQKDTGGEPRILATVKVALPNGNSIRFGSTHLDAQSDDVNRLLQIKAIGEIASQETLPMIIAGDFNAPPESEVIRILDQYFQRSCQKCAPTIPVINPTKAIDFIAFRPQASFEIQTHEVIPETYASDHLPVFSILRIKDNQQ is encoded by the coding sequence ATGAGGCTCAAAAGAATTCAATCTATTTTTATCACGGGAGCTATACTCTGGGCAGCTTCTTTTTCCTGTACTCCCGCTGCTTCTGATAGCACTCAAGCGAAAGAAAATCAAGGTGAAGCCTTAGAACTCCGGGTGATGGCTTACAATATACATCACTGTAATCCTCCTTCTCAAGCAGGAAAGATAGATGTGGAAGCGATTGCCAAAACGATCCGGGAGCAGCAGCCTGACCTGGTAGCTTTACAGGAAGTGGATGTGCAGACCGGCAGATCGGGTAATATTGATCAGGCAAAAATGCTTGCTGAGCAATTGGAAATGCACTACTACTTTGGCAAAGCTATTGATCATGACGGAGGAGAATATGGCGTAGCGATCTTGTCCCGCTTTCCGATATCAAAAGAACAGACGCATGCTTTGCCGACTCAAAAAGATACAGGAGGTGAACCCAGGATATTGGCTACAGTAAAAGTAGCGCTGCCTAATGGTAACAGCATCAGGTTTGGCAGTACACATTTAGATGCACAATCAGACGATGTCAACCGTCTCTTGCAGATCAAAGCAATAGGAGAGATTGCCTCCCAGGAGACTTTGCCCATGATTATTGCCGGAGATTTTAATGCGCCACCCGAATCGGAAGTAATCAGGATTTTAGATCAGTATTTTCAAAGAAGCTGCCAGAAGTGTGCCCCTACCATACCAGTCATCAATCCTACCAAAGCTATTGATTTTATTGCTTTCCGTCCTCAGGCTTCCTTTGAAATACAAACACATGAGGTGATTCCTGAAACCTATGCCTCTGATCATTTACCGGTATTTTCTATTCTCAGGATAAAAGATAACCAGCAATAG
- a CDS encoding SprB repeat-containing protein, with protein MKSFHYFLLLFLSGLLLSCGEDEETATCPDNFIISTSEVIDASCEVANGSMRLTSSGAQGAVSYQLDGGTSQTDDTFLGLGPGTYQVSAEDAEGCTTSLTVTVGNIETEINAQVSTTSSECGETEGSIVIDASGGTAPYSYSLDGENFQSENEFSALTSGNYTLTVKDANGCTTELTANVNSGISFSARISDIISTNCAVSGCHVAGTGRLNFNEKSNILDNANTIKSRTGSKVMPPPDSGRSLSDDQIQAIACWVDDGAIDN; from the coding sequence ATGAAAAGTTTCCATTATTTTTTGCTTCTCTTCTTATCCGGCCTGTTATTGTCATGCGGAGAAGATGAAGAAACTGCTACCTGTCCTGATAATTTTATCATCAGCACTTCTGAAGTGATAGATGCCAGTTGTGAAGTGGCTAACGGAAGTATGCGCCTGACAAGCAGTGGAGCACAGGGTGCTGTAAGCTACCAATTGGATGGAGGAACCAGCCAGACTGACGATACTTTTTTAGGGCTTGGTCCCGGAACATATCAGGTTTCTGCAGAAGATGCTGAGGGCTGTACTACTTCATTGACAGTGACAGTAGGAAATATAGAAACGGAAATCAATGCCCAGGTGAGTACTACCTCTTCTGAATGTGGTGAAACGGAAGGCTCTATCGTCATAGATGCCAGTGGAGGTACTGCACCTTATAGCTATAGTCTGGATGGTGAAAATTTTCAGTCAGAGAATGAGTTTAGTGCGCTTACCTCAGGAAACTATACCCTCACCGTAAAAGATGCTAATGGATGTACTACGGAGCTGACTGCCAACGTTAATAGCGGAATCTCTTTTAGTGCCCGCATCAGCGACATCATCAGTACCAATTGCGCGGTGAGCGGCTGCCATGTTGCCGGCACAGGAAGGTTAAACTTCAATGAAAAAAGCAATATTTTGGACAATGCTAACACCATCAAAAGCCGGACAGGCTCAAAAGTGATGCCTCCTCCCGATTCAGGCCGTTCCCTGAGCGATGATCAGATACAGGCTATCGCTTGCTGGGTAGATGATGGTGCTATCGATAACTAA
- a CDS encoding porin family protein: MSDHEFDALFRKAAENLEVPYNPRGWKRMHARLNEAGGMGYIRRGLWGLGALLLLLSTGWWLNESGVVGKQDITIELGDTHKITLKREILPLPEANVFSEGATLERTNQQLTEESKGEDQEEVNQAENELESKSDKVDEASDTSDSLRINIAAMQGGDEIYFLQSLGISQEAWTLQMRQLDQISMIELAYPKKSPQEVIKTHKPAALNRWGLSFALSPDLSSVGLKDIQTMSTKAAIQLEFFALPNISVSSGVIFSNKIYDASPEDYHQTYSNNYVPTHINAQCKVLDVPLNIRWYALNGEKSRFFISSGLSSYLMLSEDYEYVYATNGGSYTRDYGYKNKNNHLFKVANFSVGYEYALGKHWAVQAEPFVKLPLAGVGEGEIKLSTIGAFISVHYRWGMRR; encoded by the coding sequence ATGAGTGATCATGAATTTGATGCTTTGTTTAGAAAAGCAGCCGAAAACCTGGAGGTACCTTATAATCCCAGGGGCTGGAAGCGTATGCATGCTCGTCTGAATGAGGCAGGTGGCATGGGCTACATTAGAAGAGGATTGTGGGGCTTAGGTGCTTTGCTGTTGCTGCTGAGTACTGGCTGGTGGCTCAATGAATCAGGGGTAGTAGGAAAGCAGGATATCACCATAGAGCTTGGCGATACCCACAAGATTACCCTAAAAAGAGAAATACTGCCATTGCCAGAAGCAAATGTTTTCTCAGAAGGAGCCACTTTGGAAAGGACAAATCAACAGCTGACAGAAGAAAGTAAGGGAGAAGATCAAGAGGAAGTAAACCAAGCGGAAAATGAGTTAGAAAGTAAATCCGATAAGGTAGATGAAGCAAGCGATACCTCTGATAGCCTAAGAATCAATATCGCTGCTATGCAGGGGGGTGATGAGATTTACTTCTTGCAAAGCTTAGGAATAAGCCAGGAAGCATGGACTTTGCAGATGCGGCAGTTGGATCAGATAAGTATGATAGAATTAGCCTATCCGAAAAAATCGCCACAGGAAGTAATTAAGACTCATAAGCCTGCTGCTTTAAACCGCTGGGGACTAAGCTTCGCACTTTCTCCTGATCTGAGCAGTGTGGGATTAAAAGATATTCAAACCATGAGCACTAAAGCAGCTATCCAACTGGAGTTTTTTGCCTTGCCTAATATTAGCGTAAGCAGTGGAGTTATTTTCTCCAATAAAATATATGATGCTTCACCGGAAGATTATCATCAGACATATAGCAATAATTACGTGCCTACCCATATCAATGCGCAATGTAAAGTATTGGATGTGCCTCTGAATATTCGTTGGTACGCATTGAATGGGGAGAAGAGCAGGTTTTTCATCAGTAGCGGTCTTTCTTCCTATCTGATGCTCTCTGAAGATTATGAATATGTATATGCAACCAATGGAGGTAGCTATACCAGAGATTATGGGTATAAAAACAAAAATAATCACCTGTTTAAAGTCGCTAACTTCTCAGTAGGTTATGAGTATGCCTTGGGCAAGCATTGGGCAGTACAGGCAGAGCCCTTTGTCAAGCTTCCGCTGGCAGGAGTGGGAGAGGGGGAGATTAAATTATCAACCATAGGTGCATTTATATCTGTCCACTATCGCTGGGGAATGCGCCGGTAA
- a CDS encoding YceI family protein, producing the protein MKYFLITALFLSSYFFSTAEAQKYRLSSSEVSFFSDAPMEDIEAFNKDSKSIFDASTGEIAFVVPIKSFEFKKSLMQEHFNENYLESDKYPDAKFEGKLQGYEAGKTAQEVIAKGKLTIHGITHEVEVPGSVKENGSGLEMQAVFPIKVADYDIDIPKIVFYNIAEEVEVRVHFQYQPYVQ; encoded by the coding sequence ATGAAGTATTTTTTGATTACAGCCCTATTCTTATCAAGTTATTTCTTTTCAACAGCGGAGGCTCAGAAGTATCGATTATCTTCCAGCGAAGTTTCCTTCTTTTCGGATGCTCCAATGGAAGATATTGAAGCTTTTAATAAGGACAGCAAAAGTATATTTGATGCCAGTACCGGAGAGATTGCTTTTGTAGTGCCTATCAAAAGTTTTGAGTTTAAGAAATCCCTGATGCAGGAGCATTTCAACGAAAACTATCTGGAGTCAGACAAATATCCTGATGCGAAATTTGAGGGAAAACTACAGGGATACGAAGCGGGAAAGACCGCGCAGGAAGTAATTGCCAAGGGTAAACTTACTATACATGGAATTACCCATGAAGTGGAAGTGCCCGGCTCTGTAAAAGAGAATGGCTCAGGTCTGGAAATGCAGGCTGTTTTTCCTATCAAGGTAGCCGACTATGATATTGATATTCCTAAAATAGTCTTTTATAATATCGCCGAAGAAGTAGAAGTACGTGTTCATTTTCAATACCAGCCTTATGTTCAGTAA
- a CDS encoding RNA polymerase sigma factor produces MSDGTLQTLITGCLKGNRKSQEKLYQRFYAYGMSVCLRYTDEEDEAIEVLNDSFMKVFTKLDSFDLQKPFQSWFRRILINTAINHYHKYEKHKHHQSIEAGKQLVDEQNILSQLSYEEIIGLIQHLSPVYRTVFNLFVIDGYTHEEISEALQISIGASKSNLSRARANLRVMLKNNNKVACKI; encoded by the coding sequence GTGAGTGATGGTACACTACAGACACTAATCACTGGCTGCCTGAAGGGCAACAGAAAAAGCCAGGAAAAACTTTACCAAAGGTTTTATGCCTATGGTATGAGCGTCTGCTTGCGCTACACGGATGAGGAAGATGAAGCGATAGAAGTGCTTAATGACAGCTTTATGAAAGTATTTACAAAACTGGATAGTTTTGATCTTCAGAAACCTTTTCAATCCTGGTTTAGGAGGATACTGATCAATACAGCGATTAATCACTACCATAAATATGAAAAGCATAAACACCATCAGTCTATAGAAGCAGGTAAACAATTGGTTGATGAGCAGAATATTCTCAGTCAGCTTTCTTATGAGGAGATTATTGGACTAATACAGCATTTATCACCAGTGTATCGTACTGTCTTTAACCTCTTTGTCATTGATGGTTATACCCATGAAGAAATATCCGAAGCACTGCAAATTTCTATAGGAGCTTCCAAGTCTAACTTGTCCAGAGCCAGGGCTAATTTGCGTGTGATGTTGAAAAATAATAACAAAGTAGCGTGCAAGATATGA
- a CDS encoding c-type cytochrome: protein MLSILVMACASDNEEDLFGETNCGEEEVSLADDIQPIINANCAIPGCHGGNQSPNLESAQGIIGNAARIRAVTQGGVMPPANSGKDLTEAQIQAIACWVDNGAQNN from the coding sequence ATGCTATCCATCTTAGTGATGGCTTGTGCCAGTGATAACGAAGAAGATTTATTCGGAGAAACAAACTGTGGAGAGGAAGAGGTCTCTCTTGCCGATGATATTCAACCGATCATCAATGCCAACTGTGCCATCCCAGGCTGCCACGGTGGCAATCAGTCTCCCAATCTGGAGTCAGCGCAAGGGATTATAGGCAATGCTGCCCGTATCAGAGCGGTAACGCAAGGCGGCGTTATGCCTCCTGCCAATTCAGGTAAGGATTTGACTGAGGCTCAGATACAAGCCATCGCTTGCTGGGTAGATAATGGAGCACAAAACAACTGA
- a CDS encoding DUF5777 family beta-barrel protein — protein sequence MFSKILMTLCLALGLGEYILAQGLLDELENEQDSVQQVADATFKGTRLINGHSVETDGEGELNFIISHRFGRINGGAYEFFGLDESNVRLALEYGLTDRLNIGIGRSSFEKVIDGFVKYRLLQQQSGAQEIPLSITAFSSMAINTLRNENPERELQFKSRVDYTYQLLMARKFSSNLSLQLMPTLVHRNLVMTADQDNNLFALGVGGRYKLTKRVALNLEYYYRLNADAEENFYYNPLAIGFDIETGGHVFQLHFTNARSMIEEGFITESTGNFFSGDIHFGFNISRVFQLK from the coding sequence ATGTTCAGTAAAATATTGATGACTTTATGCCTGGCACTTGGCCTGGGTGAATATATTCTTGCCCAGGGACTCTTGGATGAACTTGAAAATGAACAGGATAGCGTTCAACAAGTGGCAGATGCTACCTTCAAAGGAACCAGACTGATCAACGGCCATTCGGTAGAAACCGATGGAGAAGGTGAACTCAACTTTATCATCTCTCACCGTTTTGGCCGGATCAACGGAGGTGCCTATGAGTTTTTTGGTTTGGATGAATCCAATGTCAGACTGGCCCTCGAGTATGGTTTGACAGACCGGCTCAATATTGGCATTGGGAGAAGTTCATTTGAAAAGGTAATAGATGGTTTTGTAAAATACCGTCTATTACAACAGCAAAGCGGGGCGCAGGAAATTCCACTCTCCATCACTGCATTTAGCAGCATGGCTATCAATACCCTGCGGAATGAGAATCCTGAGCGTGAATTGCAATTTAAATCCAGGGTGGATTATACCTATCAGTTGCTGATGGCTCGCAAGTTTAGCAGTAACTTGTCGCTGCAACTCATGCCTACCCTGGTGCATCGCAATCTGGTAATGACCGCCGATCAGGACAACAATCTCTTTGCCCTGGGGGTAGGCGGACGCTATAAACTGACCAAAAGAGTAGCCTTGAACCTGGAATATTATTATCGGTTGAATGCAGACGCGGAAGAAAATTTTTATTATAATCCTCTTGCCATTGGTTTTGACATAGAAACGGGAGGACATGTATTTCAGCTGCATTTTACCAATGCACGGTCAATGATTGAGGAGGGTTTTATTACTGAAAGTACAGGAAATTTTTTCTCAGGTGATATTCACTTCGGCTTTAATATTTCCCGTGTTTTTCAGTTAAAATAG